The Brachyhypopomus gauderio isolate BG-103 chromosome 1, BGAUD_0.2, whole genome shotgun sequence genome includes a window with the following:
- the cilp gene encoding cartilage intermediate layer protein 1, translated as MGCRLTCVSFLLLFVGTFTQESRSAKSGSSVRSNPAVFHIEDNYEWSTWFNVDHPGGRGDYEKLEAIRFYYRARVCDSPWAVEARTTEWIPARSTGERVHADPAVGFWCINAEQPAGKNCSNYAVRFLCPIVKQPETHGVWGPWSDWSLCPAQCGQVAVQVRSRSCRTQSRQCEGATVENRQCKGPACPGCELRCVMGKVNAECTACLCQDHTVLGSVRSAGGLPAPGAAILLSGPIPRLLTLTDHNGHFRVPGICPDGNTTLTVKLQNHAPHRVTMPPSSEHTTVFHVKLERAKKLYMLKNPESKARREGQTAAFCCKVAGTSEPDQYQWFHNGSLLEKSRYHYDDTLVLRNLHQNQAGEYYCRASSDNGAIKSKPATLTVLGQNESSCNPKPESHLIRLPHDCYQHQTNSSYYDVGRCPVGICTGQLDNGIRCKDSTSFCCGVSRMEERQIACQGYQLPTMVVTQCGCKKCVETKATVRGRAIAADTGEPMRFGHIYMDGVRVSRTGYKGTFSIQVPPETERLVLTFVDNMQKFVNTTKVLVFNNKGGAVYHEIKLLRKKPPVTIRSIETNKLELGEVEGEEPMAEIEIPPNAFYKQNGEVFVGNVQASITFLDPRDVSTAAAAQSDLNFVDTEGDTLPLRTYGMFSVDFRDEEGGESLNAGEVKVRMDAAQVMMPEHLETMKLWSLNPETGLWEEEGQFHAEKKQRGKREERTFLIGNMEIRERRLFNLDVPENRRCYVKVRAFRSERFIPSEQVQGVVMTLINMEPTPGYSSNPRAWGRFDSVITGPDGACLPAFCDDQKADAYSAHVMANLGGEELEAVASAPKLNPNTVGVLQPYLSKLNYRRTDHDDPRMKKTAFSINVAKPSPNTAEELNGPIYPFEKLKECEEAPFSAPHFRFSRVEGDRYDYNTVPFNEDDPMSWTEDYLSWWPKPMEYRACYIKVKINSPHEINIRSRNMGGTHPRTVGQLYGLRDTRSIRDMDQSMVSAVCLEFKCSGMLYDQDRVDRTLVKVIPQGSCRRDSVNSMLQEYLVNHLPLAVNNDTNEFTMLAPLDPLGHNYGIYTVTDQDPRMAKEIALGRCFDGTSDGTSRVMKSSEGVALTFTCGDKEVTGQNVFQQVQGSPGRVAAGRPGRGNRRQRGDASAGLRTSRRRSTRDPNKRLKTTGLSSKQ; from the exons ATGGGCTGCCGGTTAACATGTGTCTCTTTTCTACTGCTCTTCGTAGGAACTTTCACTCAAG AATCACGGAGTGCAAAGAGTGGAAGTTCTGTGAGGAGCAACCCAGCCGTGTTTCACATTGAAG ACAACTACGAATGGTCGACTTGGTTCAACGTGGATCAccccggggggaggggggactaCGAGAAGCTGGAAGCCATTCGCTTCTACTACCGAGCTCGTGTGTGCGACTCCCCGTGGGCCGTGGAGGCCCGGACCACAGAGTGGATTCCAGCGCGCAGCACGGGGGAGAGAGTGCACGCCGACCCCGCAGTGGGTTTCTGGTGCATCAATGCTGAGCAGCCGGCCGGAAAGAACTGCTCCAACTATGCAGTTCGCTTCCTGTGCCCAATAG TCAAGCAGCCAGAAACCCATGGAGTGTGGGGTCCATGGTCAGACTGGAGCTTGTGTCCTGCACAGTGTGGTCAAGTGGCCGTTCAGGTGCGCTCCAGAAGCTGCAGAACCCAGTCCAGGCAGTGCGAGGGTGCGACTGTGGAGAACAGGCAATGCAAAGGACCAGCATGTCCAG GCTGTGAGCTGCGGTGTGTGATGGGCAAGGTGAATGCAGAGTGCACTGCCTGTCTGTGCCAGGACCACACTGTTCTGGGCTCGGTCCGCAGCGCTGGAGGTCTGCCAGCCCCCGGGGCAGCCATCCTACTCTCTGGCCCTATTCCCAGGCTTCTGACTTTGACCGACCACAACGGACACTTCCGCGTGCCCGGAATATGCCCGGACGGGAACACCACGCTGACCGTAAAGCTACAGAACCACGCTCCTCACAGAGTGACCATGCCACCCAGCTCTGAGCACACGACTGTATTTCACGTGAAGCTTGAGAGAGCAA AAAAACTGTATATGCTAAAGAACCCAGAGTCCAAAGCCAGGAGGGAGGGTCAAACAGCTGCCTTTTGCTGTAAAGTTGCTGGCACATCTGAACCTGACCAGTACCAGTG GTTTCACAATGGAAGTCTGCTTGAAAAGAGCAGATACCACTACGATGACACTTTAGTTCTGAGGAACCTTCATCAGAACCAGGCTGGAGAGTACTACTGCAGAGCCAGCAGTGACAATGGAGCAATTAAATCCAAACCAGCAACACTTACAGTCTTGG GTCAAAATGAATCATCGTGCAACCCGAAGCCTGAATCCCACTTGATCCGCCTGCCACACGATTGCTACCAGCACCAGACCAACTCGTCTTATTACGATGTAGGGAGATGTCCTGTAGGAATATGCACAGGCCAACTGGATAATGGCATTAGATGCAAAGACTCCACATCCTTCTGCTGTGGGGTTTCTAggatggaggagagacagatTGCATGCCAAGGCTATCAGTTACCCACAATGGTAGTAACCCAGTGTGGttgcaaaaaatgtgttgaaACAAAAGCTACAGTTCGTGGACGTGCAATTGCAGCAGACACAGGAGAGCCAATGAGGTTTGGACACATCTACATGGATGGGGTGAGGGTTAGCCGGACAGGATACAAAGGCACCTTCTCCATCCAGGTGCCTCCAGAAACAGAGAGGCTTGTTCTCACTTTTGTAGACAACATGCAAAAGTTTGTAAACACCACAAAAGTGCTTGTGTTCAATAACAAAGGAGGAGCCGTGTACCACGAGATCAAACTGCTGAGGAAGAAGCCTCCAGTTACTATTCGCTCAATAGAAACCAACAAACTAGAGCTTGGAGAAGTGGAGGGAGAGGAACCCATGGCTGAGATTGAAATCCCACCGAATGCTTTCTACAAGCAGAACGGGGAGGTATTTGTAGGTAATGTGCAGGCCAGCATCACCTTCCTGGACCCAAGAGATGTATCCACAGCAGCAGCTGCTCAGAGTGATCTCAACTTTGTGGACACTGAAGGCGACACCCTTCCTCTGAGGACCTACGGTATGTTCTCAGTGGACTTCAGGGATGAGGAGGGCGGCGAGTCCTTAAATGCTGGAGAGGTTAAAGTTCGCATGGATGCAGCCCAAGTGATGATGCCTGAACACCTGGAGACAATGAAGCTGTGGTCCCTGAACCCCGAGACTGGCCTATGGGAGGAAGAGGGACAGTTCCATGCAGAAAAAAAGCAACGAGGAAAACGAGAGGAGAGAACCTTCCTTATTGGCAACATGGAAATCAGAGAAAGGCGGCTGTTTAACTTGGACGTGCCTGAAAACAGGAGGTGTTATGTTAAAGTGCGCGCCTTCCGCAGTGAACGCTTCATACCAAGTGAGCAGGTTCAAGGTGTTGTGATGACTCTGATCAATATGGAGCCTACTCCCGGTTATTCAAGCAATCCCCGTGCATGGGGCAGGTTTGACAGTGTTATTACTGGCCCTGACGGTGCTTGCCTACCCGCTTTCTGCGATGACCAGAAGGCAGATGCATATTCTGCTCATGTCATGGCCAACCTGGGAGGAGAAGAACTGGAAGCAGTGGCTTCAGCCCCAAAATTAAATCCCAACACTGTTGGCGTCCTTCAACCGTACCTGAGCAAGCTGAACTACAGGCGAACGGATCATGATGACCCCAGAATGAAGAAGACAGCGTTCAGCATCAACGTTGCAAAGCCCAGCCCAAACACCGCCGAGGAATTAAATGGTCCAATTTACCCATTTGAAAAGCTGAAGGAATGTGAGGAAGCCCCATTCAGTGCACCCCACTTCCGCTTTTCAAGAGTCGAGGGAGACCGCTATGACTACAACACTGTTCCTTTCAACGAGGACGATCCTATGAGTTGGACAGAAGACTACTTAAGCTGGTGGCCAAAACCAATGGAATACAGAGCTTGCTACATCAAAGTCAAAATCAACAGCCCGCACGAAATCAACATTCGTTCTCGCAACATGGGAGGCACCCACCCGAGGACCGTGGGCCAGCTTTATGGCCTCCGTGACACTCGTAGCATCCGTGACATGGACCAGTCTATGGTCTCAGCTGTTTGCTTGGAGTTCAAATGCAGTGGTATGCTTTATGACCAGGATCGAGTAGATCGCACTCTTGTGAAGGTGATCCCTCAAGGTAGCTGCAGGCGAGACAGTGTCAACAGCATGCTTCAAGAGTACTTGGTCAACCACCTTCCACTGGCTGTCAATAACGACACCAACGAGTTTACCATGCTTGCACCACTGGACCCTCTGGGTCACAACTACGGCATCTACACAGTGACCGACCAAGATCCTCGTATGGCTAAGGAGATAGCGCTCGGACGCTGCTTTGATGGCACCTCAGATGGCACTTCGCGAGTTATGAAGAGCAGCGAAGGCGTGGCGCTAACCTTCACCTGTGGCGACAAAGAGGTCACCGGGCAGAACGTATTCCAGCAGGTACAGGGCTCCCCAGGCCGGGTCGCGGCTGGGAGGCCAGGGAGAGGCAACAGAAGACAAAGAGGAGACGCGTCAGCGGGGCTCCGCACCAGCCGACGAAGGAGCACCCGCGATCCCAACAAACGCTTGAAGACCACCGGGTTAAGCTCAAAGCAGTGA